Below is a window of Ktedonobacteraceae bacterium DNA.
ATTGGGATTTGGTGCTTTCGCTCCATCTCATACCTCTACTGGAACACCCATTCCTGGTTCTAATCTTTTCTATATTCAAGCTTCTCCCCCTTGGGGCCGTGTTTCGGTTGATGGACAAGTTTTGAAGCAAGTGCCTGATTCTGGAACAGGTAAGCCTCTCCAATTATCCCAGGGTACACATCTGGTTGAATGGAGTGCTCCGCCATTTCTCATGCAACGCTGCACAGTTATTGTTCCCTCACAAGCTGTAGCAGATTCCTGTACAGGCGGTGGAACCAATACTGTCCAACCAGAACCTGGCGCCTGGACGATTACCTTTTCTGAGTCATTGGATACTCTACCTAATGTGCAACGCTCGATGCTGGTACAAGCGACACAATCCTTGTTAAACAGCTTTCAGGCGACCACAATAGTGCAGCCAGGAGAGCGGTTTGTCAATCTACAAGCGAGCCAACATATTGATATGGCTAGCCAGCCGCTCGAAGCAACTGAAAGCTTTCAGCTGGATACCAATCCTAACTCTAGCAGCCTGTGTGCCAGTTTTGTTTTAGGGATGTCATGCGAAGCGAATTCAGACTGTCACCTGCTCTGTGATCCAATTTATGATGTGCCAATCTCGCAGGCAGGCATAAAAGGGTGGGATGTCTATGTCGTGATGCGAACATCATGGACCTATACTACTATGAATGGGCAGCTCATTGCCAGGAGCCAACCAGACGGATCTGATAGCGGTGGAACGGAATATCTCCTACTTCTTTTTATCACTTGGGATGGCGCGAACTGGCATGTGACAAGTAAACCAGGCACAGATGGTCAGAGCGTTTATATTGCTCCTCTCAATCCGGTTGATCCTCCTTGTGTAGTCGCGCAGTATAAGACGCAAGGAGATAGAATGTTTAGCGTTGTAAATCCAGGAAATACAGCTCAAACAGTCAACTGGCACTTCGTGACCGGATCAAATCCTGCTCAGGGTTGCCTGGCAGTTGCAACCTTACCATCTACTAACCCGGTTACCCCCACCTCGTCTCGGTTGGCAGGGGCCTATTGTCTTTATCGGTTCGGCGTACTCCTGGCCGCCAATAATCTAGCACATCGTTATTGGCCCCAACTACCGATGGCGGATGCCTATGAGCAAGATTTAGCATCCCATTTAGCAACTTTAATTGCCTCACAATAGACGTTTTTGTAACTCATGAGGGGAGCGGAGAAAATAGTGCCGTATTGAGCGTGCTTGTTCTTTGATAGATAAAGAACAACTGAAAGGTTAAACTTAGTACCGTCAGATATTGTTGAGTTCAACAATGACTGCTACGATGATACTACCGATGGGATTGTACTTAGCAGCTCTCGTAAGAGATCATAGTTACTTACTGCTCCTTTCGCGCGAACTACGTTTTTATCATCAAGTACAAAAAGAAATGGGAAAACGTGTACATGATAAATATCTTCCAAAGGGCCTGGAATAGAGGTAAGGACAGGTATATCAATTTGATGCTCAGTAACATATTTACGATTCACATCAAGATTAGGACTTGCTACAACAAGTCCTGCGAGTTCTGGCTCTTCTTGAAGTACACGATTAAGAGCCTTAAGCGCATGAGGACAAGCAGGGCATCCAGGCGAGATAAATAAGAGTAGGAGCCATTTAGCCTTGAAATCATTCAGGCCGACACTTTTACCATTTTGATCTCTAGTAGTAAACCCAGGAGCCATCTCGCCCACCTCAATTCCCCCAAGTTCTGTATAATGTGTAGAAGTTGGAGAAAACTTTTCTTTGCTTTTAACCAGCATTTTTATCGCAAGAAATCCCTCACCTACAATAAATAGAGTAATCCCTATTGATCGCCACATCCAGTTTACTGAAGGTACCCAAATGATCAGGCCCAAGTGGATAAGGGTACATAGAATCAGTATAACTGAGACTACAATGCTGCTACCACTGATCTCCTCTATTTTTGCATTTCCGTAGCAACCGCAGTCTTTGGCACGTCCTGTGATTAAAAGAATGATCTTTGTACTAAGGAAACTGCCAAAAAGAATGACTACAATTATCGCATTAATTACTTTTGCAAAGCCTGTAACGAGAAAGAAAGCTATAACTATTTCTAACCAAGGCAAGATTCTTGCAACTGATTTTATACTCCAAGATGGTATAATGTGCTGACGAGACAATATTTCTTCGAAATTACTCAGGTCATCAATTTTTGTTAAACCTGATACACCCAGCATGGCTGCAAAGTAGAGTTCAAGCGCAAAAGAGATAAGACTCATACTATCTCCTGATTCGGATAGCTGCACTACCTATTAATAGATTTACGCTTATTCAGGTTTTGATTTACTGGCTGAACGAGGGTCTAACGTAATTGTTGAAACAAATATAATTGTTTTCTTACAATCTAAGGACACTTTGCAGCGAAATTATAGCAGTAGCAAAATCCAGCACCACAACAGTCATAACACCAGTAATTAAGATTTGGATCTATTGAACACCATGTTGACTGAAAGACGCAATACACATTCTGGCACGGGTAGTAATTGGGAGTTGCCTGACGTTGTGATACTTTTATTCGGGAACCCTTAGCTAGAGCCTGTGCCGCTGGAATGAATGCAAAAAGGCCTGCTCCAATTTCTGCAGCTATTTTAAATAAATGACGACGTGGTAATTTTTCCTGCTGATGGAGTTCATCATTTTGCCGATTCTTGTCTGCCATAGGATTGCCTCTTTCTGACATAAAACTACAACAAGAATAGCTGGTGACTCAAATTGAGTTCCATGAATATAGTACTTGAGATTATGCCATTTGTCAAGCTTTACGTGAACAATCGTAAATTTGCGTTGTCATGTCTTTGAACTCAGTTAATTCGACTTTTATGAACTTTAAATAATTTATTAGCAGTATGCACTGTGCCAATTTCTACTCCCATTAATTTTTTAAACTCCATAATAGCCCTACATCAGTTCCGCCCCAAATATGTTATGATTGAACCAGCCAACCGAACATTCTTGCTCATTCACTCATAACTTTCAGGAGAGACAGTTATGATAGTCCATGCACCTCTAACCAGAAGCAGAACTGGAATACCCGACCCGCTACTCATCACAGTTCTCGCCCTCAGCCTCATCTTCTCTCCATTGCTCGTCCGTGGCATCACTTATGCTAGAGGCAGCGCGTATGTCAGACTAAACCAGATAGGATATGTCAATGGTGAGACGAAGCAGGCGATATTGATGGCGACGGGTTCCGAAAATGGGGCCAGCTTCGATGTCGTCGATGTCTCAACGGGAAAGACGGTCTATTCGGCCCCGATTGGTGCCGGGCAGGGCAAATGGAACTCGACCTTCCCCAACACGTATTTGCTCGATTTTTCTTCCGTCACGACAACCGGAAGCTACTCTATTCAGGTCAAAGGCCCGATTGCCGCAAATTCACCTACCTTCAGAATCGATACTGCCAGTAACCTTTACTCCGGTTTGCTGCCGAACGCGTTGTTCTTTTACCTGGCGCAGCGCGATGGGCCGCATGTTGATCCGCATGTCTTGCAGCGCCAGCCTTCGCATTTGACTGATGAACACGCTTATACCTACGACATCCCCGTTTACAAACATGGTGTGTTACAAGGGCTGACCAGGATAGGCAGGCCTATCGATGTCTCGGGTGGATGGTTCGATGCCGGAGACTATCTGAAGTTTGTAGAGACGGCCAGCTATACCGATGCGATTATGCTATATGCGGTGCGCCAGTATCCCAACCTTTTCAACGGCGGTTCGTCCGATTTCAATACGGAGGCCAGATTTGGCCTGGACTGGCTGCAAAAAATGTGGGACGACCACAGCAAGACGCTGTATTACCAGGTTGGCATCGGCGACGGCAACTCACATATTGTCGCCGATCACGATATCTGGCGCCTGCCACAAGCCGATGATAAGTTGAACGTGAAGCCCGGCGACCCGAAGTATTACATCAAATATCGCCCTGTTTTTCGCGCCGGGCCTCCTGGCTCGCCCATCAGTCCCAACCTTGCTGGTCGCATGGCGGCAGACCTCGGCCTGTGCTACCAACTCTATGACGGTAGCGACCCGGCTTATGCCAATAAGTGCATTGCCAGCGCGGAGCATATTTTCGATCTTGCCCAGATAAGCAATATCAAGCAGCTACTCACCGCTTCGCCACATGGATACTATCCGGAGGTCGAATGGCGCGACGATATGGAGATGGGAGCTACTGAACTCTATTTCGCTACGGCGATGGGCAATCTACCGCCCGGACTGCCGCATACCAACCCGATGTATTATCTCGCAGCAGCGGCACATTGGGCGAGGCAATACATGCTGAGCCCGAACGATGGAAAGGATTCTCTCAACCTCTATGATGTCAGCGGACTGGCCCACTACGAACTCTATCATGCCATCACCCAGGCAGGAAATCCCCAGGGCTTAGAGGTATCGCAACAAGAGCTGCTGCACGATCTGAATAAGCAATTGGTGAATGGGATAACACAGTCGAAAAAAGACCCGTTTGGGTTGGGTATTGCCTACGGTGGAGAGGATGCTACGCCGCATGCGTTGGGATATGCATTAGAGGCCGATTTTTATGATGAACTCGCTGGAGTGAACACATATGAAACGTTCGGCCTGACGCAGCGCAACTGGGTGCTGGGCGATAACGTCTGGGGCGTCTCATTTATCGTGGGGGACGGCAGTACGTTTTCGGATTGCCTGCAACACCAGGTCGCGAACCTGGTCGGTTCACTGGATGGGAAACCTCCCATCTTGCTCGGTGCCGCCGTCGATGGGCCAAACGCAATTTCATCCTTTAAGGGACTGGGCATACCAAAAGGAGCCAGAAAGTGTCCGCCCAATGGCGGCGACCCGTACAAGGTATTCACAGGCATGGGAGCGCGTTACTTCGACAACGTGGTGGCATGGCCAAGCACGGAGCCGAGCGACGATTACACGGCATTGAGCATCGTGTTGTTCGCGCGAGAGGTGACGGGCGGGATGTAGGGGTCGATTGATCGCGCCCAATCTCGATGATGAACATGAACAAGCAAATTGGTCAGCGCCCTCTCGCCATGTCATTCTGAGCGAAGCGAAGGATCTCGGTCTCCCCGAGCGCGGATTCTTCGCTTCGCTCAGAATGACACGACCAGCGCAACGCGGATTGCCGATTTGGCCGTGATGGCCGGCCCAAGGCCTGTTACCAGAATCGTTTGTCAAGCGCCATCATCTCCCCTACTCATAGCGTAACACGTCCAGCGGGCGCACTCGTACCGCGCTCCATGCAACGAAAGTAGCCACCAGCATCGTCACCAGTGAGGTTGAGGCGATGATGAGTGTTACCAGCCAGGGACCAATATTCAGGTCGGTGTGGAAGACGAAGCGACTGAGCGCCGTAATCGCGCCCGTCACCAGCAGCATCGCGACCAGGGAACCGAGCAAACCCACCAGGCCATTCTCGATCAGTACGGTGGCAAGTACCGATTTGCTGGTATGGCCGACGGACTTGAGGATGCCGATCTCGCGGCGCCGCTCAAGCATTGCCAGCGCGACGGCGTTGGCGATGATGATTAAGCCGGCAATCATAGCCAGCGACGCAATAGTCGTCAGCATGATGACCAGGTTGTCAAGGATCTGGTTGACGAAGGTATCGATATCGACGACGCTGAGAATGATGGCCGTGGGTACGGATTGGTTGAGAGCTTTGCGCAAGGCGGGTACGGCGTTGGGATCAACCTTCAACGAGAAGACTTCCAGCGTGAGCGATTTTCCGAGCTGCAGCGTCACGGAGTCATCCGCCAGGATGCCCGCGAAATCAGGATTGCTGGTAAGGGTCGAACTATCATAAAAGCCGACCACCTTCAGCACTCGCGTGACGGAGCCATCGGCGCTCTGCACGACTACGCTATCGCCTAGATGCAAGTTGACAGGTGCCTGTTCGAGTTGGGAATCGAGGATCACATTGTTGGTGCCGGCATCCTGCGCTTCCAGATTGCGGCCATTTTTCAGTGTAATGTCCGGCAGGTTATTCTTGCCGCCACTCAGGTCGAAGCCCTGGATGCTTGTCAGGTCGCCGACAATATCACCTTTATCGATCTTATCGGCCTTTGTGACGCTACGAACGATAGTATTGATATCGCGTCCACCGACCAGGACGGGATAAATTTGCGGCACGACCGGATTGACCAGCGTCTTATCGGCATCAACGCCTTTCAATGTTGCCAGCTGGTTTGTGACCGTTTGCTCCTGTTTGGGAGATACCACGACGAAGACGTTATGGGTGAAGAGCGTACTCAGCGTGCTATTGACGGAGTCTTTGATGCCCTGCCCCAGGATCAGCACCATGCCAATGGCAAAGACGCCGACAAAGAGCGCGGTTAGCGTAGTCGTCGTGCGCAATCGCTGCCTGCCGAGGTTACGATAAGCCAGCATCACGGCGGTCTTCCACGAACGCGGCGCGAACAGGATCAGGCCATTGAGGATTGAAGCAAGCAGGTAAACCAGCGACCCACCTACCAGGATAATTCCAAGACCACCCAGCACAACCAGAACATATGTGCCGAGGAGGCTGTTGCCTGAACGTATCGCCAGGTTATTCGCGGCCTGTCC
It encodes the following:
- a CDS encoding MauE/DoxX family redox-associated membrane protein; protein product: MSLISFALELYFAAMLGVSGLTKIDDLSNFEEILSRQHIIPSWSIKSVARILPWLEIVIAFFLVTGFAKVINAIIVVILFGSFLSTKIILLITGRAKDCGCYGNAKIEEISGSSIVVSVILILCTLIHLGLIIWVPSVNWMWRSIGITLFIVGEGFLAIKMLVKSKEKFSPTSTHYTELGGIEVGEMAPGFTTRDQNGKSVGLNDFKAKWLLLLFISPGCPACPHALKALNRVLQEEPELAGLVVASPNLDVNRKYVTEHQIDIPVLTSIPGPLEDIYHVHVFPFLFVLDDKNVVRAKGAVSNYDLLRELLSTIPSVVSS
- a CDS encoding glycoside hydrolase family 9 protein, with the translated sequence MIVHAPLTRSRTGIPDPLLITVLALSLIFSPLLVRGITYARGSAYVRLNQIGYVNGETKQAILMATGSENGASFDVVDVSTGKTVYSAPIGAGQGKWNSTFPNTYLLDFSSVTTTGSYSIQVKGPIAANSPTFRIDTASNLYSGLLPNALFFYLAQRDGPHVDPHVLQRQPSHLTDEHAYTYDIPVYKHGVLQGLTRIGRPIDVSGGWFDAGDYLKFVETASYTDAIMLYAVRQYPNLFNGGSSDFNTEARFGLDWLQKMWDDHSKTLYYQVGIGDGNSHIVADHDIWRLPQADDKLNVKPGDPKYYIKYRPVFRAGPPGSPISPNLAGRMAADLGLCYQLYDGSDPAYANKCIASAEHIFDLAQISNIKQLLTASPHGYYPEVEWRDDMEMGATELYFATAMGNLPPGLPHTNPMYYLAAAAHWARQYMLSPNDGKDSLNLYDVSGLAHYELYHAITQAGNPQGLEVSQQELLHDLNKQLVNGITQSKKDPFGLGIAYGGEDATPHALGYALEADFYDELAGVNTYETFGLTQRNWVLGDNVWGVSFIVGDGSTFSDCLQHQVANLVGSLDGKPPILLGAAVDGPNAISSFKGLGIPKGARKCPPNGGDPYKVFTGMGARYFDNVVAWPSTEPSDDYTALSIVLFAREVTGGM